The Cupriavidus sp. EM10 genome includes a region encoding these proteins:
- a CDS encoding response regulator: MESHVDHVLIVDDDREIRELVSTYLTKNGLRVTMAPDGRHMRQFLDGNTVDLIVLDVMMPGDDGLVLCRELRAGKHKTTPILMLTARDDETDRIIGLEMGADDYLTKPFAARELLARIKAVLRRTRMLPPNLQITEAGQMLAFGDWQLDTTARHLIDNEGTIVALSGAEYRLLRVFVDHPQRVLNRDQLLNLTQGREADMFERSVDLLVSRLRQRLKDDAREPAYIKTVRSEGYVFSMPVEITEARQ; encoded by the coding sequence CGGGAGTTGGTATCCACTTACCTGACCAAGAATGGCCTGCGGGTGACCATGGCGCCCGATGGCCGGCACATGCGCCAGTTCCTGGACGGCAACACCGTGGACCTGATCGTGCTGGACGTGATGATGCCCGGCGACGACGGCCTGGTGCTGTGCCGTGAACTGCGCGCCGGCAAGCACAAAACCACGCCAATCCTGATGCTGACCGCCCGCGACGACGAGACCGACCGCATCATCGGCCTGGAAATGGGCGCCGACGACTACCTGACCAAGCCGTTCGCGGCGCGCGAGCTGCTGGCGCGCATCAAGGCCGTGCTGCGCCGCACGCGGATGCTGCCGCCCAACCTGCAGATCACCGAGGCCGGCCAGATGCTGGCGTTCGGCGACTGGCAGCTCGACACCACGGCGCGCCACCTGATCGACAACGAAGGCACCATCGTCGCGCTGAGCGGCGCGGAATACCGGCTGCTGCGCGTGTTCGTGGACCATCCGCAACGCGTGCTGAACCGCGACCAGCTGCTGAACCTGACGCAGGGCCGCGAAGCCGACATGTTCGAGCGGTCTGTGGACCTGCTGGTCAGCCGCCTGCGCCAGCGCCTGAAGGACGATGCGCGGGAGCCGGCCTATATCAAGACCGTGCGCAGCGAGGGCTACGTGTTCTCGATGCCGGTGGAAATCACGGAGGCCCGGCAGTGA